The following proteins are co-located in the Drosophila gunungcola strain Sukarami unplaced genomic scaffold, Dgunungcola_SK_2 000140F, whole genome shotgun sequence genome:
- the LOC128265609 gene encoding uncharacterized protein LOC128265609 codes for MLKWTASAQRLNEIPVQDQQDPNQRRLHRRQRRQRRATIANKENVPDYTSTPVPMVSRLRNSPLVLAPLSDIRNVTPEAVASRSQAPQRVQSVRYATTLPRFAEDYSPNGLALPSGQHLALRGLAPLDPFLGQPRYINGVTQLKQRRLDDDFVATLEPEVEQEPEPEKEVEVETATKMGARPSTPQPASTQMGDQTLDRLIDAILDSACKADVSSKKKARRSTFNLRRRTLVKQQMESNCPQEVLSPSYAAGDDPASDLSFGLVPLQPMMATPEPASPMSKLPHNLLIQLATPMVTGPHPASSGGAAICDNTFCLETPVKALKRGRKEVIAKESPIKRYKVDERNYFEVGLALPSSIYV; via the coding sequence ATGCTCAAGTGGACGGCATCGGCGCAGCGGCTGAACGAGATTCCGGTGCAGGATCAGCAGGATCCGAATCAGAGGCGACTCCACCGGCGGCAGCGTCGCCAGCGGAGGGCCACCATTGCCAACAAGGAGAATGTGCCCGACTACACCTCCACGCCAGTGCCCATGGTGTCACGGCTACGCAACAGTCCGCTGGTGCTGGCGCCGCTCAGCGACATCCGCAATGTCACCCCGGAGGCGGTGGCCAGCCGGAGCCAGGCGCCCCAGCGGGTGCAGAGTGTGCGGTATGCCACCACCCTGCCACGCTTCGCCGAGGACTACTCCCCCAATGGGTTGGCCCTGCCCAGTGGTCAGCACTTGGCGCTGCGCGGTCTGGCCCCACTGGATCCCTTCCTGGGTCAGCCACGCTACATCAACGGGGTCACCCAGCTGAAGCAGCGACGGCTGGACGACGATTTCGTGGCCACCCTGGAACCGGAAGTGGAGCAGGAACCAGAGCCGGAAAAGGAAGTAGAAGTGGAGACAGCCACCAAAATGGGAGCACGGCCCAGCACTCCGCAGCCCGCCTCCACGCAAATGGGAGATCAGACACTGGATCGCCTCATCGATGCCATTCTGGACTCCGCCTGCAAGGCGGATGTGAGCAGCAAGAAGAAGGCCAGAAGATCTACCTTCAATCTGCGCAGGCGCACCCTGGTGAAGCAGCAAATGGAGTCGAACTGCCCGCAGGAGGTCCTGTCGCCATCCTACGCAGCCGGCGACGATCCGGCCTCGGACCTGAGCTTCGGCCTGGTCCCACTGCAGCCCATGATGGCCACGCCCGAGCCGGCCTCTCCAATGAGCAAACTACCGCACAACTTGCTCATCCAACTGGCCACGCCGATGGTGACTGGCCCCCACCCAGCATCATCTGGTGGAGCAGCCATCTGCGACAACACCTTCTGCCTGGAGACGCCGGTGAAGGCTTTGAAGCGGGGCCGCAAGGAGGTCATCGCCAAGGAGTCGCCCATAAAGCGCTACAAGGTCGACGAGCGGAACTACTTCGAGGTGGGATTGGCCCTGCCCTCATCTATATATGtctga